TCTACCCTAGAAGATTGTAAATCCTCCACAGGTAAACAAGCTGGAGTGATGCCATCGACCAGCATTATGACTTGCTCTCATATACACAAAGAATTACCCAATTAGTATTCACTGTCTAAGCAAACACTGTCCAGGGGTCACCTAGAGGAAGTACCAAAAAACGTAATCTTTAAAAACTGACACCTCCATCCTTCCATCCTGAGCTCTACAATGCATATACCAGTCATCCAATCCAGTCATGCATCTAGGATGTATACTCTAAAGTGGCCACAGTGCATCATGATATAGAAGCCTGAATGAGTAGATTCAACATGGACTTCCTGTTCTTGCCAAATGTTTATAGTACCTAAAATGGATAACTACAGGTGTATGCCACTGCAATATTAAGCTGGTTGTAACTATAACACAGAAGATGTAACCAATGTTCATATTGGTAAAGAATTGGGCTGTTATTTCAAGCTTTCTTTCACAAGTAACCTTCTCAATGTAGAGGTCTTTTATGTGTTCCCTTTTTCCAGAGTGATTTCATGTATGTGTGAAATGTGTTGTTTGGCTATGAACACATTTCCTGACGATTAGTTGAGGAATGCAGTGAATTATGTATACCATTTAGAGACGAATTCCTTGGGCTGAATCCTATTATAGTTTGTTGGTATAAATAGTCTAGGAGTGAGGGGTAGGTGTAGATGTTTAAGTACACAATGTTTGTGAAGAAACCAGTTAGTATTGTTTGTATGGTTTACGTATAAATTAAATGTTTACCAAACAGAATTCTTGCTGTTTATTTCTGGGATGTTTTACATGTTGTATTTCATTACCAGGTGGCATCTAAATCCACAGCTACTAAATCTACCAGTCCATCTCCAATAGATAATATGGAAACTAAGATGCGTCCTCGTACAAGATCTGTCACTCCAGACAAGCCAAAGCCACCACCAGTAGTGCATGCTAAGCCACCACTTGTATCAAAACAAGGAGTACCACCAAAACCACCCAGGGTCAAGCCACGTACTCATGTAAGTGGTACACATCTCTCTGGGGAGCAGAGAGAAGGACAAACCCCCACCCCACCTAACTCTCGTGATGACTTGACCAGCAGTGGAAGTGAACACCCCCCACATCCCCTGGCAAGAAAAGGTTCTGGAGATAGAATGCCTCCCTCACCTGTAAGGTCTTTGTCTACTAAAACACCTCCCTCGCCAGTCAGAGAACCAGGCAGTAAACCATCTTCGTCTCCTGTCGCTGATAAGGTCCCCTCTTACCCCACAAAACCACCGTCAGTTGAGAAGCGATCTTCACCAGAACAGCAAGTAACTAATaccactgctgctgctactacagtgactagttcagctactaagcatgctgtggtgaatagtgtttCTAGCCAGAAGCCAGCTGAAGCTGCCATAAAGGTTAGCAATCATCTTTGCACTAACACTCCACTTGTTAATGTGCTCACTATTTGTGAATGTGGACTGTATCAAGAATTATGTGTTATCCTTGTAGCCCTCTGGGGACAGCAGTAACAATAGTGATCAACTATCTGTCATCAAGGCTGAGGTGATTGATTATCCTCCATACTTTAGTATGGTATTGAGTTGTGTTGTCGTAGAATGATAAACTGTTGAAAGATAAGGAAGAAATGCAAGCAGAACTTAAAGCGTATCAGTTAAAGGTGAGTGTGTGTTGGTgtatgtgaggcagcatagccaagtggttagggcatcgGCCTGATAATCGAAGGGTTCAATGTTCAGTTATATGCTGTATGCCAGAttgatgttgttgttgtttccttgagcaagaagctttactcacattgctccagtttacccagctgtttaaatggggacctggtaaCTGGGGAAACAAGTCCAGccagttgtaacatcaatggggTACCTGATGTAAACTAGGGAAGGAAATTTATGCAAACTGTCCATATCTCACATAGTGGATAGGTGGGACTAcaggtgcccacacctttaCCTGTGAGACATGACACAGCCTCTCCCCAGGAGGGATTTTctgtgctgactcatagcacctgagtagcacacaggtgtcccagtgctggttcactgggtgtaGGTGTGACTACTGAAGGATTTTGTGTTGGTGTTTGTGCGTTTTGTGTTCATTTATATTCCTTACCTTAAACACAGATCAGCGGTGAACAAGCCCAGAAAGAAGCAGAGTGGAAGAACACAATTGCTAAACTTGAAAACCAGCTACAGGAGAAATCAGACTTGCTATTATCTGCAGAACGGGTAAGAGTGACACAGTTAACTCCCACCACCAATCTGTCCAGCTCTAATTAGAGAGCACTTCAGTCGTGGGTTACTATAATTACAGACCCACTATGCCATTCATTGAACATACAATATACTGTTTTAGGATTTTCTAGTTTCATAATTTAGTGAAGCATAATAGTCCTACCCTATAACTGTCCATAGCAGGACAGCTGTTCTGTTGGTATTCTAATCAGCATAGACACATTTGACTGACAATTTATGGCATTTCCTTACACAGTTAAGCTGTTCTGTGGCTTGTTCTACATTTGTGGTCTTCAGCTCAACTACTTGTTGTACAGTATGGGCTGGTAGGGCTTTGTTGTGTACAACAGTGAGCGTGACAACTTGCATCATTCGTGGCTGTCTTTATTTTGCTTTCTGTAAAGACACTGAAACCTCATTTAGCAGCCacttctttaataagaccacctgacCTACTGTGTACTTTACGACCTTGTTAATCAGACCACCTTGTTATGCTATGGTCTGGGAGTGACACTGTCAATGAGCTTTCCCATCCTGAAGAAAACTTTGTGATATAATTCTATTACCTGCTGTAAAAAATTTCTTAAATACAGTTTTATCTGGTTTTATTGAACCAGTAATGTTTTTTGTTGCTGTTAATGTACAAGTGTTGATTATATGACATTTAAATAGCTTCTACTGTCTGCAGTATAATTGTAGTAGCCTTGTAACATAAGGACTTTTACAATTATATTTTACACTATTGTGATAACTGTTAATGTACAGTAAGGTATTTCCAGCACTTGATTGTTATTTTATCAAGCCACGAAATTGAGCATAAATGTAATTGGGGCTGTGAAATGTATGTAAAGATATTACCTCCTGTGAAACAATCAATGGTCACCCTTGAAGAAATACATGGAATAAGTCATATTCCAGCTGTTGTATTAAGGCATTTGCAGTCCCAAATTGTCACTTGTGAAACTGTAAAAATGTCTGTAGCAGAGAGGTGCTGTTCGTCTGTAGTAAATGACAATCAATGTACTACACTTTAAATCTGTTTCTAGCGTTCATAATCAAAGTTCTACAGATGTTGTCTCCTGCAGTGCTACCTGATAAACTAGACACATTCTAGGATATTACGGTTACCATAgaaaaattttcaattgagactGTTGTACCAAACATATTGCATTGTTTTAATGGTAACAGTCTGCAAGAATGCCTTACTGGTACATTATTACTTAACATATACAATACATGAGGTCATGTAAGACAAGGTCTCGTTTTTACTGTCTTATTATCTTAACAGACACAGAAGGAAGAGATGGAAAGATTGACAAAGAGGTTTGAAGAGTCAGAAATATCCACTGCTGAGAATATGGAGCATCTGAATACCAAGATAAAAGAGACTCACCATAAATACATGACATTACTGGCCAACATGAAGGAGATGGAATTGAAGCACACAGAAGTGAAGAAAGAGTTGACTATCACTCGTAACAGCTTGTTGTTGTCGGAGGAAACGCTGAAGAGCAAAGAAGTAGAGTTCCTGGAGAAGATGGATACAATGGAGAGAGAGAAAGCTACTAAGGAAGTTAAAACTGTTGTGGATGAAAGTGATATAGAAAAACTGAAAGAGGAATTGGCTGTAATTACAGCAGAGAAAGACAAAGAAATGAGTGAACTCCGTGATGAACTAGAGAAAGTTAAAGAGGAGCAGAGTGAGAGTGATAAAGAATTAGTTGAGTTGAAAGAAGAATTGAAGGTGACGAAAGAGAAGCTATCTGAGAAGGAGGAGATCCTAACATCCAAAGAAGCTGACCTAAAGAGTGCACAGTCTTGTATGGACCAGATGCAAGGTAGGAACAGAGGACTAGTTGACCAACTGAAAGAAGTGAAAGATGACAGCAAAAACAAGGAAGAAAGGTAATCATGTGATCcaatgatgatgtcatcattagatcatgtgatccagtagtgacatcatcaatgGATCATATGATccagtagtgacatcatcaatggatcatgtgatccagtgatGGTGTCATTAATAGCTCATGTGATGGCATATGATATGCGTGTTACTGTTCTGTTCGTGTTACTGTTCTGTTTCTCAATAGAGTGATTGAACTCACTGTTGAAAGCAAGAAGTATAAGGAAGAGGTTGATGTCCTTAAATCAGAGGTATGGTTACAACATATTGCAGACATGTTAGTTTATCTGTTGGCTACAGATGAATACTCTCAAGGAAGAGGTAAAGAAATACAAGGAAGATTTGGAGAAGAAAGATACACAAATGTCAAAGTACGAGGCACAAATTAAAGAGCTTCAATCTGCAGCAAAAACCGTCAAACCTATTGATGATACACCTGAAGATGAAGACAATGATCGTGAGTACAAGAACATCGACACATCGGCAGGTGACAGTTACACCAACATAGATGTTAGTGCAGGTAGCGAAGATTATGCTAACATCGACACAACAGCTGAGGGTAGTAGTTATGCTAATATCAACACGTCTGACCTGGAGAAAGCTGAAGATACTTCGCAACAAGAAGAATGTGGTCCTGAAGATTATGGTGCTCCCTATGTTAATGTAAAAGTTGATGAAGATGAGGAAGACGAAGATGAAAAGAAGAAAGATGAGGAAGAAGATGAAAAGAAGAAAGATGAGGAAGAAGATGAAAAGAAGAAAGATGAGGAATTTGAAGAAGACGAAAAGAAGAAAGATGAAGAAAATGATGACATTCCTGTTGTTGGGTTTGACTGTATTGCTAAGACGGAGACACTTACTTCAACCAGTCAGCTGTCACGTGCTAAAGTCAGTACAACTCTTAAAAGGAAGCCACCATCACGAGGCTTACTCCGTCGAGCAGCCGAAGAGAGTGGCAGCAAAGGAGACCTGTTTGGTGTTGATGAGACTGAAGAAGGTGATTACGTTAATATGCCTGTTAACCCGGCTGTCCGAGAACCGAAACAAAAACCAAAAGAGGAAAGCAAAACGGCGGAAGAGGAGGATGATAAACCAACTGATGTAAAAGATGACCAACATGAAGAAAAGGTATGTTTAGTTTTACTTTAGAAAATctgtttaaaattattttatccAGAATGTTGAGGATACCACTGTGACATCTACTGAGGATAAACCTGAGGCCAGTGATAAGCCACATGTGGCTACTGCTGAGGATAAATCAAATAAACCACCACCACCAGTGGCAGATAGGCCTCCCCCTGTTGCTGACAAATCTCCAGTGGCCCCCATTAGATCAAGGCATAAAGTTGGTGGTATATCCATGCTGCCTGTTACAGCACAGATGGAGGAAATATTAAGTCGGAAACGACTGCAAACTGAATCAGCCCTCCAAAAGGAACCTGAGGGAACACACACAACTCATTTTGCCTCAGTAGCCAAGGCTCCTCCTGTTGTGAAGAAGAAGCCTGTCAGAGCTCCACTCAAGTCTGTTGATTTCATCGACCAGGATAGTAAATCATCTGAGTTTTCAAGCGGCAAGACACGATCATTAGAGAACTTGGTTTCAGCTTGTGAGGAAGAAGAAGAGAGCACAAATGTAGGCAGTGATAAACTAAGCAAGAGAATATCGGCCTCAATGTCAGTAGAAGATTTCAAAAATTCACCGCCACCGCCAACAGCAGCAATCAAACCACCAGCAGTTAAGGCTCGCAAGTTGATTCCTGGAGGTGTGAAGCTGATAACGCCTATGCCACGAACAGGAAAAGTGGAGTTGACCGAGGACGACCATGATAAAGCTAAACCTTCTGAAAATGTCACTTCCACTGGTGATAATGCCACCCCCACTGATAATGACACACCTACTGATAACGCCACGCCTACTGATAATGCCACGCCTACTGATGATCAAGACAAAGAAGATGCGAATGTGGACACACCCCAGCCACCTGAGAGTCCCAGTGACATTACAGATGCTCCACCTGATGATGACAAGGAAGGGGAAACACCTGGGGACAACCAACAAGATGATGATGGAAAACAAAGTGAAGCAACAGGCGGTCCAGAAAACATTGACATTTTATTGCTACCAGAATGGAATACTGACCAAGTGTGTGTATGGCTACAACGATGTGGCCTCGGTGAGCTAGCAACAGGAATAAAATTGGGCAACGTGACCGGCAAAGTACTAATGGACTTGGACAGCAGTAAAATGAAGGTAAATAAGCATTAACCTAAAATACTGAACAGCAGAAATTTGTTGTTTTCTTGTAGGCCCTTGGGATATTTAATGCCAATGATCGCAAGACGTTGCAGAAAGACATAAAGTCGTTAAAATCAGAGCATGATCGACTGAAGAAAGCTGAAAAGAAGAAAAGCGAAGCTGAGAAAAAGTTGGCAAAAAAGGaagagaagaaaaagaaaaaataaGCACCTATATTCTTTATTTTATTTTCTACACCAGTATAATTCTAGTATAATGTAAAAATCCTCTCTCCCGTACAGTAACTTTTAAGTTTTCTAACTTGCCACAAGCTAGTGAGTAGTCTGTTGTCTATTCTGTTATATTGTATATCTAGAGagattaatataattatatattgttTATGAGAATTACTGTACTTTTGTTAACAACTTTTGTGCTGGACAGATGTGCAGTAAAGGTAGATCTTTAGGTACATAATTTTCTTGGTAGGTTGAGTTGGTAGCTGGATCAGAGTCTTGATGGATGGATGATCGTTCAGGTGGTTTACAACTTGTTGATGGTCGGACTTTTACTTGGTGGTAATCTGCTTGACAAGTGCTCTTATGATCAAAGGTATCACTGCAAGGTGTGAAAGGAATCTCATGAAAATCTCCCTGGCGCACTCGGGGCCTGACATCCTTCCCCTTGTATTCAATCCTATTAGTGCTAGTGGCTTTAGTAATGTTTGGTAGCTTAGCTATCACTCCATCACTATTCTTGTGGTCAAATGCTATATCTGCAGCTGCTATGTCAATGATCTTTGCTAATTGTATCAGCTTGTTAGCTGGGACTCGTCTGAAGTCTTCATGGTAGCTTGTCGTAGAGACAAATTTGGTTTGCACAGGTAAGTATGGTTCTACTGGTCGGTAAGACTTACTGGGAACAACATAGTTCATGTCTTGATAAGAAGAGTTGTATAAAGTTGACAAGTCCATTTCTTGGTCTGCAGAAATTCCAGTATTGTCCAGATGTACAATCAGTCCACGACGCTGGCTGTGAAGAGGTTGGAAGGTTTCTTGATAGTGAGTGTTGTCCACAAATGGCCCATATGGCATTGAACCAGATTCTTCATTCTTAATACTACATGTACGAAGCTTCAAATTTGGCTTGTACTTGGGGATTGTGTCCTTACGGAAAGTTTCCTTATGTGTGGTCACACCATCAATCTTCTTGGTAGGATCATGAACCAACTTCTCAGGTGCCTTCTGTTTAGTGCTGGGCCTTCCTTCTATAGCAACCTTGTCAGTAAAGTCACTTTTAAAAGTTGAGAGTTGCTCAAATTTACCCATGTAAGGTACTAAAGATATCGGCTGCAGCACTGGAGACCTTTTGTGGTTACCTCTCCACTTTTTAAAGTGACTCTGGTGAGTTGTGTCTGTCCAAAAGGGACCAGACACAACATTGATAACTGGCTTGTCTGCAATCTGCAGCAGATGGGGGAGTGGCTTCTCAGGATAATCCAGTCTATAGGATGTCTCTGTTTCCTGTGGGAACTCAAATGGACCAGGGACTTCATGTTGTTTGAATCCTTTAGAAGGAACATGTCCAGGGAATGGCTTGTAGTCAACTTGATGGGTGGACAATATTGGAGCATTCTTAGTGGACAAATATGGAGGGAAATACGATGGATGGAGTATCAGTCCTCGACGATGTGGACCCTTCCATTGCTTGTAGTAGTCTTGGTAATTGCTGTGGGTGGGGCCATCACCATGATGATTGGTTGGTAATACCCCTAGGCCACCACTGACATGATGAACAGGACAATAGTGTTTCCTGTAGTGATGAGGGGAGAGGGGGTTGCAATGTCAAGCAATAAAAAATGTCATGTGTAACTTGTACAGTATGTGATAcattaatacacacacatactgtatacactACACCACAGACAGTCTCACATTACAGGTTACAAACTAGCTTATACATCCACACACTCACCTACAAGTACACACCCCACAGATACAAGGTTGACTGATCTTCATTACACCAACTCTGTCCCTTTACCTGTTAAGTAGTCATAGAAACACTTTATGTGTGAAAATGTTTTCACTCAACACCCTTGCTGGTGTTAATGACAACCCATTATTGGTGTTAACAACAACCCTGACATTACTACAGACAAACAGTGCATTAAATTGTGGGATGGTGAACATGAACTAGATATGGTCAAGTATATAATTCAAAATCAATTCTTTTAGAGTTATAGAACTGGCTGTCTTGTTTGTCCAATCTTCTCACCCACACGCCATCTTTAAAGAACCTGCAACCAAAGACAATGACATTATATGTAGCTCACACACAaaggaggttggtcacatgtcatcaaacatctcatttctcaaagaaaagttataatttactcaacacttagtacagtggaacccctcaaAAATGACACCCTGAAAAATGGATATTTTAATAATCAGGACAcatgtccatggtcccatttagACTCCTGACATCAGGACATGTATAGTACCTCACTACAACAAGACACTTCAGCGTAATCCCAAGGTATACAGTATGAACTATAGGATTTCCACTGTTTTCTACTTGTAAATTTCAGTCACCTTAATTTAACAAATACATGGCTCtcctacagtagctacaaacaCTATATGGCTGCAAAAGAAAAGTGTTTGGTTCCACAATCACAAATTTTATATGGAAAGTTTTTTTCCCATTGTTAGTCACTA
This portion of the Dysidea avara chromosome 12, odDysAvar1.4, whole genome shotgun sequence genome encodes:
- the LOC136240135 gene encoding FK506-binding protein 5-like, producing the protein MSVAPVPKPRGSLKTQDEDETAAAQLGSPPGFKPPPPRPKDKPVAEAPSNNEPTRDEYVSTDQIEVELDSSKDKAPVKNAAGCVAPPVPKSDQSPKSVADSPKRPAPAPPKHAVSMDPSMMESKLPETTPGPSTALPSGPKHIRSISSGSKPGGDPDYKGHNRNMSVDESSPKFTPKRVAPPPPAVVAKGDKRPGKPDEGGKPVAMRSESCHSFNSPPAQPKLKELKPKDRKAPAVPSAAKQPGQSPKPPQKQSSFESQATKGAVTPPQRASPKAPRKFPDTESKSSGADEVDGGEPTSFNTARERIKKAGVALPLALLKEQAEAKKKTTQQQSQSAPNDTTPTASSRTNEPTISYMDSPMAGNDDTSRKVKFSRQLKTWLTYASEEYDRANNNVDVVQSAVLYELEKLIEKMHIYSVQLIKSDNVLGMHIRSQNLNSTPEVGGKILGIFVSNVATNSPAALNGSIMVGDLLLEIDGKPMIGSSRMEAMHILNETGNCVQLTLGRPSSPIMNDSTNKDEVAADQVASKSTATKSTSPSPIDNMETKMRPRTRSVTPDKPKPPPVVHAKPPLVSKQGVPPKPPRVKPRTHVSGTHLSGEQREGQTPTPPNSRDDLTSSGSEHPPHPLARKGSGDRMPPSPVRSLSTKTPPSPVREPGSKPSSSPVADKVPSYPTKPPSVEKRSSPEQQVTNTTAAATTVTSSATKHAVVNSVSSQKPAEAAIKPSGDSSNNSDQLSVIKAENDKLLKDKEEMQAELKAYQLKISGEQAQKEAEWKNTIAKLENQLQEKSDLLLSAERTQKEEMERLTKRFEESEISTAENMEHLNTKIKETHHKYMTLLANMKEMELKHTEVKKELTITRNSLLLSEETLKSKEVEFLEKMDTMEREKATKEVKTVVDESDIEKLKEELAVITAEKDKEMSELRDELEKVKEEQSESDKELVELKEELKVTKEKLSEKEEILTSKEADLKSAQSCMDQMQGRNRGLVDQLKEVKDDSKNKEERVIELTVESKKYKEEVDVLKSEMNTLKEEVKKYKEDLEKKDTQMSKYEAQIKELQSAAKTVKPIDDTPEDEDNDREYKNIDTSAGDSYTNIDVSAGSEDYANIDTTAEGSSYANINTSDLEKAEDTSQQEECGPEDYGAPYVNVKVDEDEEDEDEKKKDEEEDEKKKDEEEDEKKKDEEFEEDEKKKDEENDDIPVVGFDCIAKTETLTSTSQLSRAKVSTTLKRKPPSRGLLRRAAEESGSKGDLFGVDETEEGDYVNMPVNPAVREPKQKPKEESKTAEEEDDKPTDVKDDQHEEKNVEDTTVTSTEDKPEASDKPHVATAEDKSNKPPPPVADRPPPVADKSPVAPIRSRHKVGGISMLPVTAQMEEILSRKRLQTESALQKEPEGTHTTHFASVAKAPPVVKKKPVRAPLKSVDFIDQDSKSSEFSSGKTRSLENLVSACEEEEESTNVGSDKLSKRISASMSVEDFKNSPPPPTAAIKPPAVKARKLIPGGVKLITPMPRTGKVELTEDDHDKAKPSENVTSTGDNATPTDNDTPTDNATPTDNATPTDDQDKEDANVDTPQPPESPSDITDAPPDDDKEGETPGDNQQDDDGKQSEATGGPENIDILLLPEWNTDQVCVWLQRCGLGELATGIKLGNVTGKVLMDLDSSKMKALGIFNANDRKTLQKDIKSLKSEHDRLKKAEKKKSEAEKKLAKKEEKKKKK
- the LOC136240168 gene encoding stabilizer of axonemal microtubules 1-like, whose product is MKISQPCICGVCTCRKHYCPVHHVSGGLGVLPTNHHGDGPTHSNYQDYYKQWKGPHRRGLILHPSYFPPYLSTKNAPILSTHQVDYKPFPGHVPSKGFKQHEVPGPFEFPQETETSYRLDYPEKPLPHLLQIADKPVINVVSGPFWTDTTHQSHFKKWRGNHKRSPVLQPISLVPYMGKFEQLSTFKSDFTDKVAIEGRPSTKQKAPEKLVHDPTKKIDGVTTHKETFRKDTIPKYKPNLKLRTCSIKNEESGSMPYGPFVDNTHYQETFQPLHSQRRGLIVHLDNTGISADQEMDLSTLYNSSYQDMNYVVPSKSYRPVEPYLPVQTKFVSTTSYHEDFRRVPANKLIQLAKIIDIAAADIAFDHKNSDGVIAKLPNITKATSTNRIEYKGKDVRPRVRQGDFHEIPFTPCSDTFDHKSTCQADYHQVKVRPSTSCKPPERSSIHQDSDPATNSTYQENYVPKDLPLLHICPAQKLLTKVQ